The following proteins come from a genomic window of Candidatus Thermoplasmatota archaeon:
- a CDS encoding right-handed parallel beta-helix repeat-containing protein, with amino-acid sequence MRSRSWALLIALLVLVPTAAAFHQPDKPKNNPNDRGGQHHQGGSVPTVGSHTIRAGEFGNWSDGTYKFTGKVTIESGGLALVSNASALFASGSNGFHVLAGGTLRILDSTLQPESLSSSYRVVADPGSHLRLDGAHLKGGQGASIATELAIVTGNTFEAIPLAVHLLHTSITLSGNTFLANGVGVNQTGGFPVLRGNTFEGGTYCIRDWYSDPTIDGNRLVGCSYGIWHERSESIITNNEIVDKADPPGTGISVVDTMSPIIGGNDISNWGTGILIRNARGFVRDNTIHGNVFDGVRIEGNAAPMDITGNTIRGNGRDGVRLVGASSIPVEGNVITGNAGHGVYGEGVSNVTILSNTIAGNGGDGVRLASGSALVVENNLAESNGASGFALGAGVSNARLSKNTAASNALDGFSIAGADLVLETGEARSNGRDGFSIADAARITAHEPTSEANGGAGFRVANVERATLVKPVASGNQDGFAVEVGCRDLVLDGPKGHGNARDGLRNAAGATSALRGSWVGNGEFGVRNLDATSKVDARHGWWGASTGPRHALNPLGTGDRVSDGVTYVPYATSPPAD; translated from the coding sequence ATGCGTTCCCGATCCTGGGCCCTCCTTATTGCGCTCCTCGTGCTGGTTCCGACCGCCGCGGCGTTCCACCAGCCCGACAAGCCGAAGAACAACCCGAACGACCGCGGCGGCCAGCACCACCAGGGCGGGTCGGTTCCGACCGTCGGATCGCACACGATCCGCGCGGGCGAGTTCGGGAACTGGTCGGACGGCACGTACAAGTTCACGGGGAAGGTCACGATCGAGTCGGGCGGTCTTGCGCTCGTCTCGAACGCCTCGGCCCTGTTCGCTTCCGGAAGCAACGGCTTCCACGTTCTTGCGGGCGGGACGCTGCGCATCCTCGACAGCACGCTTCAGCCCGAAAGTCTCTCCTCCTCGTACCGCGTGGTCGCGGATCCAGGGTCGCACCTCCGCCTCGACGGCGCCCATCTGAAGGGCGGCCAGGGCGCGTCGATCGCGACGGAGCTCGCGATCGTGACCGGGAACACGTTCGAGGCCATTCCGCTCGCGGTCCATCTCCTCCACACGAGCATCACGCTTTCGGGCAACACGTTCCTCGCGAACGGCGTCGGCGTGAACCAGACGGGCGGCTTCCCCGTCCTCCGCGGAAACACGTTCGAGGGCGGCACGTATTGCATCCGCGACTGGTACTCCGACCCGACGATCGACGGCAACCGCCTCGTCGGCTGCTCCTACGGCATCTGGCACGAGCGCAGCGAATCGATCATCACGAACAACGAGATCGTCGACAAGGCCGACCCGCCGGGCACCGGCATCTCGGTGGTGGACACGATGTCCCCCATCATCGGGGGGAACGACATCTCGAACTGGGGCACGGGCATCCTCATCCGCAACGCCCGCGGCTTCGTGCGCGACAACACGATCCACGGCAACGTCTTCGACGGCGTCCGCATCGAGGGCAACGCGGCCCCGATGGACATCACGGGCAACACGATCCGCGGCAACGGCCGCGACGGCGTCCGCCTCGTCGGCGCCTCATCGATCCCCGTCGAGGGCAACGTGATCACGGGGAACGCGGGCCACGGGGTGTACGGCGAAGGCGTCTCCAACGTGACGATCCTATCGAACACGATCGCCGGAAACGGTGGCGACGGCGTCCGGCTCGCGAGCGGGTCCGCGCTCGTCGTCGAGAACAACCTCGCGGAATCGAACGGCGCCTCCGGCTTCGCGCTCGGCGCGGGCGTTTCGAACGCGCGCCTTTCGAAGAACACGGCGGCCTCGAACGCGCTCGACGGCTTCTCGATCGCGGGGGCCGACCTCGTCCTCGAAACGGGCGAGGCGCGCTCGAACGGACGCGACGGCTTCTCGATCGCCGACGCCGCGCGGATCACGGCGCACGAGCCGACGTCCGAAGCGAACGGCGGCGCCGGTTTCCGCGTCGCGAACGTGGAGCGCGCGACGCTCGTGAAGCCCGTGGCGAGCGGCAACCAGGACGGCTTCGCGGTCGAGGTCGGTTGTCGCGACCTCGTCCTCGACGGCCCGAAGGGCCACGGGAACGCCCGGGACGGGCTCCGCAATGCCGCCGGCGCGACCTCCGCGCTTCGCGGATCGTGGGTCGGCAACGGCGAGTTCGGCGTCCGCAACCTCGACGCGACGTCGAAGGTGGACGCGCGCCACGGCTGGTGGGGCGCCTCGACGGGTCCCCGTCACGCCCTCAATCCGCTCGGCACGGGCGATCGCGTCTCGGACGGCGTCACCTACGTGCCGTATGCGACGTCGCCGCCCGCGGACTGA
- a CDS encoding DUF72 domain-containing protein: protein MTRRLRIGCSGWGYDDWLGVFYASGTPAGEYLERYARVFDVVEVDSSYYRMPTLEQTERWARATPPGFTFALKFPGEITHEAKLENVEGAVAAFLRVLEPLRRAGKLGPLLAQLPASFRAEKGRKALEAFLPLVPRDQPLAVELRHASWWTDETYKALEAAGAALAWSVNADAPTPPVATADFLYVRFIGDRELTRFDRIQRDGSKAMEEMRERIAEEGRRAGHVFLFANNHYMGFGPGTAARLAEVLGEPAIDLAPAARPKGQRGLGDF, encoded by the coding sequence GTGACGAGGCGCCTCCGCATCGGCTGCTCCGGGTGGGGCTACGACGACTGGCTCGGCGTCTTCTACGCAAGCGGCACGCCCGCGGGCGAGTATCTCGAGCGGTACGCGCGCGTCTTCGACGTCGTCGAGGTGGATTCGAGCTATTACCGCATGCCCACGCTCGAGCAGACGGAGCGTTGGGCCCGCGCGACGCCCCCCGGCTTCACGTTCGCGCTCAAGTTCCCGGGCGAGATCACCCATGAGGCGAAGCTCGAGAACGTGGAAGGCGCGGTGGCCGCGTTCCTGCGCGTCCTCGAACCGCTGCGGCGCGCGGGAAAGCTGGGACCGCTCCTCGCGCAGTTGCCCGCGAGCTTCCGCGCCGAGAAGGGACGCAAGGCGCTCGAGGCGTTCCTCCCGCTCGTGCCGCGCGACCAGCCTCTCGCCGTCGAGCTCCGCCACGCTTCCTGGTGGACGGACGAGACGTACAAGGCGCTCGAAGCGGCGGGCGCGGCGCTCGCGTGGAGCGTGAACGCGGACGCGCCGACGCCGCCCGTCGCCACCGCGGACTTCCTCTACGTGCGCTTCATCGGCGACCGCGAACTCACGCGGTTCGACCGCATCCAGCGCGACGGCTCGAAGGCGATGGAGGAGATGAGAGAAAGGATCGCGGAGGAAGGCCGGCGCGCGGGCCACGTCTTCCTCTTCGCAAACAACCACTACATGGGCTTCGGCCCGGGAACGGCCGCGCGGCTCGCCGAGGTCCTCGGCGAGCCGGCGATCGACCTCGCCCCCGCCGCCCGCCCGAAGGGGCAGCGGGGACTCGGCGATTTCTGA